One genomic region from Agelaius phoeniceus isolate bAgePho1 chromosome 23, bAgePho1.hap1, whole genome shotgun sequence encodes:
- the USP28 gene encoding ubiquitin carboxyl-terminal hydrolase 28 isoform X4 encodes MRWFTKLPPVLTFELSRFEFNQSLGQPEKIHTKLEFPQTIYMDRYLYCNKDLIQMKREEMKRLKEKMVTLQQKLERYMEYGSGPARFPLPDMLQYVLEFIATKPAGAISSAQSSQTTPLHSQAKPNVLDVLSQPNSIQERTDTRTEDEALFVANASPQQSSSMDLQPPVSPAELSERPAPHVVSKEELNLVQMCLQRWRNEIEQDVRDLKESIARINLSIEQMYCDPLLQQVPYRLHAVLVHEGQANAGHYWAFIYDQPRKRWLKYNDISVTESSWEELERESFGGLRNASAYCLMYISGQVSPVGADEDEGPEARQLQKEVEALSPELRHYIQEDNWRLEQEAEEWDEEQSCKIPQMEPSPTSELQDLSSESGPEQSSVCEPSVHSLSSEHARIAKEQTAKAIANTAEAYEKNGVEAALCERKEVEPLKAHPEETSPTVQAEQPRDTQEAEAAAQTSSQVSEVEIPSVGKIPVRSDADGYNEEVMLSPAMQGVILAIAKARQTFDRDGSEAGLVKAFHEEYSRLYLLSKETPTPQNDARLQHVLIYFLQNNAPQQVVERTLLEQFADKNLSYDERSISIMKVARAKLSEIGPDDVDMEEYKRWHEDYSLFRKVSIYLLTGLELYQNRKYQESLTYLVYAYQSNTKLLLKGTNRGVSESLIALYRRKCLLKLNEVAASLFVSCEEAHVSEGVSILNELIIPCMHLMNNFEISKEDLDAIEVMRNRWCSYLGREDMDAKLQMKLGELLPRLLDGSTEVIVLKEPPKIRPNSPYDLCSRFAAVMESIHGASAVAVQ; translated from the exons ATG CGCTGGTTTACAAAACTTCCACCAGTTCTGACCTTTGAACTCTCCCGATTTGAGTTCAATCAGTCACTAGGACAGCCAGAGAAAATTCACACCAAGCTAGAGTTTCCCCAGACTATATATATGGACAG GTACCTCTACTGCAATAAAGATCTTATTCAGATgaaaagggaggaaatgaaGAGATTGAAGGAGAAAATGGTGACTCTGCAGCAGAAACTGGAAAG GTACATGGAATATGGCTCTGGCCCAGCCCGCTTTCCACTGCCTGACATGCTGCAGTATGTGCTCGAGTTCATTGCTACAAAGCCAGCTGGGGCAATTTCCTCTGCTCAGAGCTCTCAAACAACACCCCTGCACTCCCAGGCCAAGCCTAATGTTTTGGACGTGCTTTCACAGCCAAACAG CATACAAGAAAGGACTGATACTAGGActgaagatgaagctttatttgTGGCCAATGCTTCaccacagcagagctccagTATGGATctccagcctcctgtttcacctGCAGAGCTGTCTGAACGTCCAGCTCCTCACGTGGTCTCCAAAGAAGAGCTGAACCTGGTTCAGATGTGTCTGCAGCGATGGAGAAACGAGATCGAGCAGGACGTGCGAG ATCTGAAGGAGTCTATTGCCAGAATAAACCTGTCCATTGAACAGATGTACTGTGACCCTCTCCTCCAGCAG GTTCCCTACCGTTTGCATGCAGTCCTGGTCCATGAGGGACAAGCAAATGCGGGGCACTACTGGGCCTTCATATATGACCAGCCCCGTAAAAGATGGCTCAAGTACAATGACATCTCAGTGACAGAGTCGTCATGGGAAGAGCTGGAGCGAGAGTCCTTTGGAGGCTTGAGGAATGCCAGTGCCTACTGCCTGATGTACATCAGTGGCCAGGTGTCCCCTGTTGGTGCAG ATGAGGATGAGGGCCCAGAGGCTAGACAGCTCCAGAAGGAGGTGGAAGCTTTGTCCCCAGAACTGAGACACTACATCCAGGAGGACAACTGGcgcctggagcaggaggcagaggagtGGGACGAGGAGCAATCTTGCAAGATTCCTCAGATGGAGCCTTCCCCTACTTCTGAATTGCAGGACCTCTCCTCTGAGTCAGGACCAG AGCAGTCATCAGTGTGTGAGCCAAGCGTGCACTCCCTGTCCTCGGAGCATGCCAGGATTGCCAAGGAGCAGACTGCCAAGGCCATTGCCAACACTGCTGAAGCCTACGAGAAGAACGGCGTCGAGGCAGCTCTGTGCGAG CGCAAGGAGGTAGAGCCACTGAAGGCCCATCCAGAAGAAACATCCCCCACagttcaggcagagcagccccggGACACTCAggaagcagaggctgctgcccaAACTAGCTCACAGGTCTCTGAAGTGGAAATCCCCAGTGTGGGGAAGATTCCCGTTAGATCCGATGCAGATGGATATAATGAGGAG GTGATGCTGAGTCCAGCCATGCAAGGTGTCATCCTGGCTATTGCAAAAGCCCGCCAGACCTTTGATCGTGATGGGTCTGAAGCAGGGCTTGTTAAG GCATTCCATGAGGAGTACTCGCGGCTGTACCTGCTTTCCAAGGAGACCCCAACCCCCCAGAACGACGCCCGCCTGCAGCACGTGCTCATCTACTTCCTGCAGAACAATGCCCCGCAGCAGGTGGTGGAACGGACCCTCCTCGAGCAGTTTGCAGACAAAAACCTCAGCTACGATGAACG GTCCATCAGCATCATGAAGGTGGCACGGGCAAAGCTGAGCGAAATCGGTCCTGACGATGTTGACATGGAGGAGTACAAG AGGTGGCACGAAGACTACAGCCTTTTTCGCAAGGTGTCCATTTACCTGCTGACGGGGTTGGAACTCTACCAGAATAGAAA GTACCAAGAGTCACTCACCTACCTGGTCTACGCCTACCAAAGCAACAccaagctgctgctgaagggaaCCAACCGCGGCGTGAGCGAGTCGCTGATCGCCTTGTACCGGAGGAAGTGTCTCCTG AAGCTGAACGAGGTGGCAGCTTCTCTTTTTGTCAGCTGTGAAGAAGCTCATGTGTCAGAGGGTGTGAGCATCCTGAATGAGCTGATCATCCCCTGCATGCATCTAATGAACAACTTTGAGATCTCCAAAGAGGACCTGGATGCCATCGAGGTCATGAGGAACCGCTGGTGCTCCTATTTGGGACGAGAAGACATGGACG CAAAGCTGCAGATGAAGCTGGGTGAGCTGCTGCCCCGGCTCCTGGACGGCTCCACCGAGGTCATTGTGCTGAAGGAGCCCCCGAAGATCCGGCCCAACTCCCCCTACGACCTGTGCAGCCGCTTTGCGGCCGTCATGGAGTCCATCCACGGCGCCTCGGCCGTGGCCGTGCAGTAA